The genomic segment ACTTTTAGCAAACAAGATTCTTAAGGAAGGTGTAACAGTAGGTATGAGTCTTTCAGGCGCCCTTACGCCTGCTGGATTGGGGAGATCTTGTATAATACCAATGATAGAAGCTGGCTTTATTGATTGGATTGCTTCCACAGGAGCTAATCTTTATCATGATGCCCATCATGCTTTGGGCTTGATGCTTCATAAGGGAAGTCCCTTTGTAGATGATGTTGAGCTTAAAAAAAATAAAGTTGTCCGAATTTATGATATATTAATGGATTATGATGTCCTACTTTCGACAGATAAGTTTTTGACAAAAATATTTAATGAGGATGAATTTCAAAGAGAAATGGGAACAGCAGAACTTCATTATCTGATAGGGAAGTATCTCAGAGAGAGGGAAAAATTATGCAATATGCCTCCATCATCTATTCTTTCCACTGCATATGAATATGAAGTGCCTGTTTATACCCCGTCACCAGCAGACAGCTCAATTGGGTTAGCCATTGCAGAAGAATATTTGGATAAAGTAAAATTAAAACTAAATGTTTGGGATGATATCAATGAAACTGCTGCAATAGTATTAGATATCAAAAGAAACAATGGGAAATCGGCTGCAGTAATCATTGGTGGAGGAGCTCCTAAAAATTTTATTCTCCAAACAGAGCCGCAAATTCAGCAGTTTTTAGGCCTTGAGGAACAGGGACACGATTATTTTGTTCAAATAACTGATGCACGCGCAGATACAGGAGGACTTTCAGGCGCTACACCTTCTGAGGCAGTTTCTTGGGGGAAAATAGATAGTGATATGCTTCCTAATGCAGTTGTATCATACATTGATTTTTCTGTTGCATTGCCTATCATTACTTCATATGTTATGTCAAAAGCAGAAAAAAGGAAACATAAAAGACTTTATAATAAACGCTCTGACTTTGTGAAGAGACTTCAGAGTGAATTTTTAGAGAAGAGAAGAAGAAAAGAGGTGTAGAAGGTGAGCGAATATAAAGCATGGTTTCAGTGTATCAATGGATGTCCGGGCAAATATAACCTCGATGAAATTATTTACAGTTGCCCTGAATGTGGCGACCTTCTCAAAGTCGTACACGATATAAGTATTCTCAAAAAGAAGAGGACTGCATGGCAGTGGATGAAGCTCTTTGATGAACGTTACAGGAGGACGGAATGGCCCTACGGTAGTGGTGTTTGGGGCAAAAAGGAATTGGTTTGTCCTGTCGTGGATAATGACAATATAGTTTCAATGTATGAAGGCGGTAGCAATCTTTTTTGGGCAGAGAGATTGGGTGATGCATTAGGCCTTGAAGACCTCTGGGTAAAGCAGTGTGGAAACAGCCATACAGGCTCCTTCAAGGACCTTGGAATGACCGTCCTTGTGTCTATGGTAAAGCAGATGATTTCAGATGGAAAGGATATAATTGCAGTTGCCTGTGCTTCGACAGGCGATACATCGGCTGCTCTTTCTGCCTATTGCGCTGCTGCAGGAATTCAGGCAATTGTCTTTCTGCCTAAAAATAAAGTTTCCCTCGCCCAGTTAATTCAGCCCATTGCAAACGGCGCTTTGACATTGTCTCTCGATACTGATTTTGACGGCTGTATGCAGATTGTCAAGGAGATTACATCCAAGAATAATATTTACCTTGCAAACTCAATGAATTCACTTCGTATAGAGGGGCAAAAAACGGTCAGTATTGAGCTGACACAGCAGTTCGATTGGAAGGTCCCTGATTGGG from the Candidatus Schekmanbacteria bacterium genome contains:
- a CDS encoding deoxyhypusine synthase — translated: MSEKNRFLSGEEINPEPINTDISVIELVDKHFNAYNGARLQEICKLLANKILKEGVTVGMSLSGALTPAGLGRSCIIPMIEAGFIDWIASTGANLYHDAHHALGLMLHKGSPFVDDVELKKNKVVRIYDILMDYDVLLSTDKFLTKIFNEDEFQREMGTAELHYLIGKYLREREKLCNMPPSSILSTAYEYEVPVYTPSPADSSIGLAIAEEYLDKVKLKLNVWDDINETAAIVLDIKRNNGKSAAVIIGGGAPKNFILQTEPQIQQFLGLEEQGHDYFVQITDARADTGGLSGATPSEAVSWGKIDSDMLPNAVVSYIDFSVALPIITSYVMSKAEKRKHKRLYNKRSDFVKRLQSEFLEKRRRKEV
- the thrC gene encoding threonine synthase gives rise to the protein MSEYKAWFQCINGCPGKYNLDEIIYSCPECGDLLKVVHDISILKKKRTAWQWMKLFDERYRRTEWPYGSGVWGKKELVCPVVDNDNIVSMYEGGSNLFWAERLGDALGLEDLWVKQCGNSHTGSFKDLGMTVLVSMVKQMISDGKDIIAVACASTGDTSAALSAYCAAAGIQAIVFLPKNKVSLAQLIQPIANGALTLSLDTDFDGCMQIVKEITSKNNIYLANSMNSLRIEGQKTVSIELTQQFDWKVPDWVIIPGGNLGNISAIGKGFMIMKDLYMIKKLPRLVCAQSEKANPLYRSYLKNFKEFKPIKAKKTLASAIQIGNPVSVKKAIQTLIDFNGIVEEASEQELADAAAMGDRTGLFNCPHTGVALAALIKLVKKGVIKKKDKVVVISTAHGLKFTDFKRKYHEDKLKNITPNFQNIPVEVEAKYEKVRSTILKYIEKKQKKSIL